Below is a genomic region from Flammeovirgaceae bacterium SG7u.111.
AAGCGGGTTAAAAAAGGGAAGTATCCAATTAATTGTTTGTTTCAATGAACTAATTCGTTTCAAAAGAACCTTTTTAAATATGAAATTTGCCTATATAACCTTAACCATATTTTTTCTTTCGAGCCTTTCGGTATTTAGCCAAGAGTTCTCCAAGGATATGTGGCACAGAGGGGAGATTGACCTAGAAAATGGAGAAACATTGAAGGGAAAAATCAAGTATAACCTGGATGAAAATAATATTGTTTTCCAAGCTGGAGCAGTCATTCGCTCGTTAAACCCAACCAAGGTGGAAGCTTGGCAGATCATAGATACCAACACCAAACAAGTCCGCTATTTCTACACCCTGCCTTATAGCCACGATCGCTCTTCGTACAAAAAACCAACCTTTTTTGAGTTGCTAACCGAAGGTGATAAACTTACGTTGCTCACCCGAGAAGATGTGGTAGAAAAAATAGAGAACCAGTATGACCCTTACTTTTTTGGAGGGAGAAACGTAAGGATGAGCGTTTTGGTAGAAAACTATTTCTTTATGAACAGCCGAGGGCAAATAATTAGCTGTCCTACCGATATTGATGATCTTATGAAATTCATGGGCGATAAGGAAAGCCAAATAAAAAAATTCATAAAAACCAATAAGCTAAAAATAGAAAGAAGGGAAAACATGATCCAGATAGTGGATTATTATAATTCCCTTCAGCAAAGCTAAAAGGCTTATCAGCTATTTTAGATGAGGTCTATAAAACAAAAGAGCCATGCTTTTTATAAGTATGGCTCTTTTACATTATCGAGAACATTTTCTAAAAAATGACAACTCTTAATCTACTATCAGTTTTCCTCAAAAAAGCCAGATTTTGAAAAATCCTGTTAATTTTGTGAATTGCTGAAAGCAAGCCAACCGGGAAGCTGGTATTTTTTAAGTGAAATAGTTGCGGATCAATTTGCAACATTGTTCTTTTTGCATATTAAACACCCTTTTTCCATAGGATTTAAAACACAATAATAAAACACACATACTAAATGAAGGTTCATTTTATAGCAATTGGAGGTAGCGTGATGCACGACTTGGCTATTGCTCTGAAAAGTAGAGGTTACGAGGTTACAGGCTCAGATGATGAAATTTTTGATCCTTCTTATACTAAATTAAAAAACCACGGGCTTTTGCCAGAAGTGATGGGATGGGATGCCTCTAAAATCACTGACGACCTAGATGCTGTGATTTTGGGTATGCACGCAAGGGAAGACAATCCAGAATACATTAAAGCACGAGAATTAGGCTTAAATATCTATTCTTTCCCTGCCTATGTTCACGAACAAGCTAAAAACAAGCAGCGCATAGTTGTGGGAGGAAGCCATGGGAAAACAACGGTAACGGCTATGATCGTTCATGTACTCAACTACTTCAAACGCAACCCCGACTACCTACTGGGCGCAGTTCCAAAAGGACTTACCGATACGATAAAACTAACCGAAAAAGCTCCAGTAATCATCTTGGAAGGGGATGAATATCCTTCGGCGGCGATTGACCTGAAGCCTAAATTCATCAATTACCAACAACATATTGGGGTTATTACAGGGATTTCTTGGGATCATGTAAATGTATATCCAAGCTACGATTCATACGTAGAGCAATTCCGAGCTTTTGCCGAAGCTTCATGCAAAGCGGGCACACTCATCTATTGCGAAGACGACCCTGAGGTGAAAAAATTGATCAAAAGTATCGAATTTCCAGAAGATGTTTCGGTAATGCCTTACACCAAGCATCCTTATAAAATAATAAACGGGCAAACCTATCTGATAGACAAAAAGAACAAGAAAGAAATTCCTGTAAAGGTCTTTGGCGAGCACAACATGATGAACCTAAGTGCGGCTAAAGAAGTAGTCTTGAAGATGAGAATTACCGAAGACGAATTCTACGAAGCTATCAGCAGTTTTGAGGGAACAAAAAACAGGTTAAACTTACTCGCAGAGGGT
It encodes:
- a CDS encoding Mur ligase family protein, with the translated sequence MKVHFIAIGGSVMHDLAIALKSRGYEVTGSDDEIFDPSYTKLKNHGLLPEVMGWDASKITDDLDAVILGMHAREDNPEYIKARELGLNIYSFPAYVHEQAKNKQRIVVGGSHGKTTVTAMIVHVLNYFKRNPDYLLGAVPKGLTDTIKLTEKAPVIILEGDEYPSAAIDLKPKFINYQQHIGVITGISWDHVNVYPSYDSYVEQFRAFAEASCKAGTLIYCEDDPEVKKLIKSIEFPEDVSVMPYTKHPYKIINGQTYLIDKKNKKEIPVKVFGEHNMMNLSAAKEVVLKMRITEDEFYEAISSFEGTKNRLNLLAEGGSTKVFKDFAHAPSKLKATVEAVKSQFGKQKLVACMELHTYSSLNKKFLPNYKNSIKSADVPVVYFNPATVSHKRLEPITPGMVTEAFGQELNVFTDSAELEAFLRKQDWNNTNLLMMSSGNFNNMDVEKLAQEIVK